From one Brachypodium distachyon strain Bd21 chromosome 4, Brachypodium_distachyon_v3.0, whole genome shotgun sequence genomic stretch:
- the LOC100829830 gene encoding LIM domain-containing protein WLIM1 gives MATSFQGTTTKCNACDKTVYLVDKLTADNRVYHKACFRCHHCKGTLKLANYNSFEGVLYCRPHFDQLFKRTGSLDKSFEGTPKVVKPERNVENENAIKVSSAFAGTREKCVGCNKTVYPIERVTVNNTMYHKSCFKCCHGGCTISPSNYIAHEGKLFCKHHHIQLIKEKGNFSQLENDSEKTSQSAGSVDDEESDY, from the exons ATGGCGACTTCATTCCAGGGGACGACCACCAAGTGCAACGCCTGCGATAAGACCGTGTACCTTGTCGACAAGCTCACCGCCGACAACCGGGTCTACCACAAGGCCTGCTTCAGGTGCCACCATTGCAAGGGCACCCTCAAG CTTGCGAATTACAACTCGTTTGAAGGAGTGCTCTACTGCAGACCTCACTTTGATCAGCTCTTCAAGAGGACTGGAAGCTTGGACAAGAGCTTCGAAG GAACTCCAAAGGTTGTCAAACCAGAAAGGAATGTTGAAAATGAG AATGCTATTAAAGTCTCGAGCGCATTTGCTGGCACCAGAGAGAAATGTGTTGGATGCAACAAGACAGTCTATCCAATTGAGAGG GTTACTGTCAATAACACTATGTACCACAAGAGCTGCTTCAAGTGCTGCCATGGAGGATGCACCATCAGCCCTTCAAATTACATCGCGCACGAGGGGAAGCTCTTCTGCAAGCACCATCATATCCAGCTGATCAAAGAAAAGGGTAATTTCAGCCAGCTCGAGAATGACAGCGAGAAGACATCACAAAGTGCTGGGTCAGTGGACGATGAAGAATCAGATTATTAA